Proteins co-encoded in one Candidatus Poribacteria bacterium genomic window:
- a CDS encoding aldo/keto reductase, with product MSLSIPRRRLGRTELSIPVVPFGTLGFSNQFGFVSDEDAVALIKHAISLGVNHFDGARCYGDSMRKLALAMREIPREDVIITGRVCCHSGAEWGGYGEGTPDYSAERAVADIEDQLQSLDIGYFDGVLIHDPVEIEPTLDKGGTLEGILRCKARGLTKFAGYGMGPHDFHLKAIATGDVDFILTFNNYNLIRQTIAETILPAATESDVGVMNGWSILRGLLTGINLDAEAAKEQWKDSPDLEPARARWRWCMEKGIDMLQLAIQFCLREERIHGNNIGSLNLEQLEANVRAASTPLPDKIWAEYDARFGTNVTT from the coding sequence ATGTCGCTATCCATACCGCGCCGACGCTTGGGACGAACAGAGTTGAGTATCCCTGTTGTTCCATTTGGGACGCTGGGGTTCAGCAATCAGTTTGGGTTCGTTTCCGACGAAGATGCGGTTGCCCTTATCAAACACGCTATCAGTCTTGGTGTCAACCACTTTGACGGTGCGCGCTGCTACGGGGATTCAATGCGTAAGCTAGCACTGGCTATGCGGGAAATTCCCCGTGAGGATGTGATTATCACTGGGCGCGTCTGTTGTCATTCTGGGGCGGAATGGGGCGGTTACGGTGAGGGAACGCCGGATTATTCTGCCGAGCGCGCAGTTGCAGATATTGAAGATCAGTTGCAGTCGCTGGACATCGGCTATTTCGATGGAGTGCTCATCCATGACCCCGTTGAAATTGAGCCGACACTTGATAAGGGCGGAACACTGGAGGGCATCCTCCGATGTAAAGCCCGTGGACTGACGAAGTTCGCTGGGTACGGCATGGGACCGCACGATTTCCACCTAAAAGCAATCGCAACCGGCGATGTTGATTTCATCTTAACCTTCAACAACTATAACCTGATCCGTCAGACCATTGCAGAGACAATCCTACCCGCCGCCACTGAATCAGATGTCGGGGTGATGAATGGTTGGTCAATTCTGCGCGGCTTGCTCACAGGAATTAACCTTGACGCGGAAGCAGCCAAGGAACAATGGAAGGATAGCCCCGATCTTGAACCCGCGCGGGCAAGGTGGCGATGGTGCATGGAAAAAGGCATAGATATGCTCCAGTTGGCTATCCAATTCTGTTTACGAGAGGAACGGATTCACGGAAATAACATCGGTTCATTGAACCTTGAACAGTTGGAGGCAAATGTGCGAGCCGCAAGTACCCCTCTGCCTGACAAGATTTGGGCAGAATATGATGCACGTTTTGGAACTAATGTAACCACATAA
- a CDS encoding VOC family protein: protein MIHKIHKIALVTDDVEGTVKFYTETLGLEVIERFPVEDDEDYVFLKAGDMILELMPKKSMEAEEGFHHISFRVDSVDASTQNLKDKGAPIEKEPFDAGAGGIRLAFFKGPNDMLLQLFERDVAEGK from the coding sequence ATGATCCATAAGATCCACAAGATAGCCCTTGTCACCGATGATGTCGAAGGGACTGTCAAATTTTATACCGAAACACTTGGATTGGAAGTTATTGAACGATTCCCGGTCGAGGACGATGAAGACTATGTTTTTCTGAAAGCCGGCGACATGATCTTGGAACTGATGCCCAAAAAATCAATGGAAGCAGAAGAAGGCTTTCACCACATCTCCTTCAGGGTTGACAGCGTGGATGCAAGTACCCAAAACCTGAAGGATAAGGGTGCGCCAATCGAGAAAGAACCCTTCGATGCAGGCGCCGGTGGCATTCGTCTGGCATTCTTCAAAGGTCCGAACGATATGCTTTTGCAGCTGTTCGAGCGGGATGTAGCAGAAGGCAAGTGA
- a CDS encoding xanthine dehydrogenase family protein subunit M, which yields MIPGSFEYFAPTALDEALSLLQEHGDDAKVLAGGHSLIPTMKLRLAEPAVIIDIGRIGGLKGISESGGKLAIGALTTHHELESSDLVQQKVPLLAQTAAEIGDVQVRNKGTIGGSLAHADPAADWPATILALDADLQIAGPNGERTVKATDFFQGLYETDLGDDEILTAIHVSIPDANTTGTYLKLHQVASGFALTGVAVVLTKSGDTCQSVSVGITGVSDAPYRASGVESALTGSALTADNIAAAAARAADGITALEDIHASQAYRQNLAQVYTRRAIESAAS from the coding sequence ATGATTCCGGGAAGTTTTGAATACTTTGCACCAACAGCACTTGATGAAGCGTTGTCACTCTTGCAGGAACATGGAGACGATGCGAAGGTGCTAGCTGGTGGACATAGCCTGATCCCAACGATGAAATTACGTTTGGCAGAGCCAGCGGTTATCATCGATATTGGACGCATCGGTGGGTTGAAAGGGATCTCTGAGTCTGGTGGAAAATTGGCTATCGGTGCGCTGACAACGCATCATGAATTGGAAAGTTCAGATCTGGTTCAGCAGAAGGTGCCGCTGCTTGCACAGACCGCTGCCGAAATTGGCGATGTGCAGGTGCGCAACAAAGGCACGATCGGCGGCAGTCTTGCACATGCGGATCCAGCTGCTGATTGGCCCGCGACGATTCTCGCGCTTGATGCCGATCTCCAGATCGCCGGTCCCAACGGCGAACGGACTGTCAAAGCAACCGATTTCTTCCAGGGACTGTACGAGACAGACCTCGGAGATGATGAAATTCTTACAGCAATTCATGTGTCGATCCCAGATGCAAACACCACAGGGACATACCTGAAGCTGCACCAAGTCGCATCAGGATTTGCCCTCACCGGTGTGGCTGTCGTCTTAACGAAATCTGGAGATACCTGTCAGAGCGTTTCGGTTGGTATTACCGGTGTTTCGGATGCCCCGTATCGGGCGTCGGGCGTCGAGTCTGCGCTAACAGGATCGGCACTGACCGCCGATAACATCGCTGCCGCTGCTGCGAGAGCGGCTGACGGAATAACTGCGTTGGAGGATATCCACGCAAGTCAGGCGTATCGCCAGAACTTGGCGCAAGTCTACACCCGTCGAGCGATTGAGAGTGCTGCATCCTAG
- a CDS encoding molybdopterin-dependent oxidoreductase has product MATIAAPTRMIGAPIKRREDPRLIQGLSHYVDDIKLVGTLHCAFLRSDYAHAAINSIDTSAAKELPGVVTVITAEDLGDVGGIPCGAEIPDLKVPDHPALAVGRVRFVGEAVAAVVATDAYIARDALDLIEVDYEELPAVTDLDKAIEADSPLIYDDFGDNIGFEMPLEAGDADAAFAEADHVVSQRFVNQRLVPNAMETRGVLAEYLPGEGTLTVWSSTQIVNVPEQKVRVIAPEVGGGFGSKLNVYPEEVVVSYLAIQLRKPVKWTEKRTENFTTTIHGRDQVNYVDVAVNNDGTITGIRAKILADLGASYQLLTPLIPTLTNLMIVGCYKIPNVEIELVGVLTNKMATDAYRGAGRPEATYIIERMVDLAAAAVGMDAKDIRFKNFPQPTEFPLEIPTGIIYDSGNYQESFNKALGIVDYDGLRAQQAQLREQGRYMGIGISTYAEICGMGPSIAMPAGGWESSTVRVEPTGKITVLTGVSPHGQGQETTFAQMIADEFGVDIDDVIVIHGDTGRQPYGIGTFGSRATAVGGTAMVIAAGQVKEKMAKFAAHLMEANPDDLVFGEGQIFVEGSPDQSIDFAAIALEAHVAKNLPPDTTPGLEATHFFEPSNFTYPFGAHIAVVEVDADTGEIDIQRYVCVDDIGNIINPLVVAGQVHGGIAQGLGQALYEGAVYDESGQLLTGSLMDYAVPKATQVPHFETDHTVTPSPVNPMGVKGVGEAGTIGSTPCMVNAVVDALSPFGVKDIEMPLTPNRVWQAIQDAKG; this is encoded by the coding sequence ATGGCGACAATAGCAGCACCGACTCGGATGATAGGTGCCCCGATTAAGCGGCGCGAAGATCCGCGGCTAATCCAAGGGTTATCCCATTATGTCGACGACATTAAACTGGTGGGCACCCTTCACTGCGCATTTTTGCGCAGCGACTATGCACACGCAGCCATTAACAGCATTGACACATCAGCAGCGAAAGAATTGCCCGGCGTCGTCACGGTGATTACCGCTGAAGACTTAGGGGACGTTGGGGGCATCCCTTGTGGCGCTGAGATTCCAGACCTCAAGGTTCCAGATCACCCCGCGCTCGCAGTAGGGCGTGTCCGGTTCGTTGGGGAGGCAGTCGCTGCGGTTGTAGCAACGGATGCATATATTGCCAGAGATGCGTTGGACCTGATTGAAGTTGATTATGAAGAGCTGCCCGCTGTCACCGATCTTGATAAGGCGATCGAGGCGGATTCACCGTTGATTTACGATGACTTCGGCGACAATATCGGTTTTGAAATGCCGCTAGAGGCAGGGGATGCGGATGCAGCTTTCGCGGAAGCAGATCATGTCGTATCTCAGCGTTTCGTGAATCAGCGTCTAGTTCCAAATGCGATGGAAACGCGCGGTGTATTAGCCGAATACCTACCGGGCGAAGGCACCCTAACCGTCTGGTCATCAACGCAGATCGTGAACGTACCGGAACAGAAAGTTCGCGTCATCGCCCCGGAAGTTGGCGGCGGTTTCGGAAGCAAGTTGAATGTCTACCCCGAAGAGGTCGTTGTCTCATATTTGGCGATACAGTTGCGCAAACCGGTGAAATGGACGGAGAAGCGGACTGAGAACTTCACGACAACAATCCATGGAAGAGATCAAGTCAACTACGTGGATGTCGCGGTCAACAACGATGGGACAATCACTGGGATTCGTGCGAAAATTCTTGCGGACCTTGGGGCATCCTATCAACTGCTCACGCCGCTTATTCCCACGTTGACAAACCTCATGATTGTCGGCTGTTACAAGATTCCGAATGTCGAGATCGAACTGGTCGGCGTCTTAACGAACAAGATGGCGACGGATGCGTATCGCGGTGCGGGGCGCCCCGAAGCGACTTACATCATTGAGCGCATGGTTGATTTAGCGGCGGCAGCGGTAGGGATGGATGCGAAAGATATCCGGTTCAAAAACTTCCCGCAGCCGACTGAATTCCCGCTTGAAATCCCAACTGGAATTATCTACGACAGCGGTAATTACCAAGAAAGCTTCAACAAGGCATTGGGAATTGTCGACTATGATGGCTTGCGAGCGCAGCAGGCACAACTCCGTGAGCAGGGTAGATACATGGGAATTGGTATCTCCACCTATGCAGAGATCTGTGGGATGGGACCTTCCATAGCGATGCCCGCCGGCGGTTGGGAAAGCAGCACCGTTCGGGTCGAACCGACTGGCAAGATTACGGTGTTGACTGGTGTTTCGCCACACGGTCAGGGACAAGAGACCACTTTCGCGCAAATGATTGCCGATGAGTTTGGCGTCGATATTGACGATGTCATAGTCATCCATGGGGACACCGGAAGGCAGCCTTACGGTATCGGCACCTTTGGTAGTCGAGCGACGGCTGTTGGTGGAACCGCGATGGTTATCGCTGCGGGTCAGGTGAAGGAGAAGATGGCAAAGTTCGCAGCGCATCTGATGGAAGCCAACCCCGATGACCTTGTCTTTGGAGAAGGACAGATTTTTGTCGAAGGTTCACCGGATCAATCAATTGATTTCGCGGCGATTGCCTTAGAAGCACACGTCGCCAAGAATCTGCCACCCGACACGACACCTGGACTCGAAGCCACGCATTTCTTTGAACCGTCGAACTTCACCTATCCATTCGGTGCCCACATCGCAGTGGTCGAGGTTGACGCCGATACCGGTGAGATTGATATTCAGCGATATGTATGCGTAGACGATATCGGCAATATCATCAATCCGTTAGTTGTTGCGGGACAGGTACATGGTGGCATTGCACAAGGTTTGGGGCAGGCACTGTACGAAGGCGCAGTCTATGATGAGAGTGGGCAGCTTTTAACCGGCTCATTAATGGACTATGCCGTTCCCAAAGCGACGCAGGTGCCCCACTTTGAAACAGATCATACGGTGACTCCTTCACCTGTCAATCCGATGGGGGTCAAAGGGGTCGGTGAAGCCGGGACGATTGGCTCAACGCCGTGTATGGTCAATGCCGTTGTGGACGCTTTATCACCATTTGGAGTGAAGGATATCGAAATGCCACTGACGCCGAATCGTGTGTGGCAGGCAATCCAAGATGCGAAGGGTTAA
- a CDS encoding (2Fe-2S)-binding protein: MSKKVIHTTINGEAHTHEVEPRLLLVHYIRDVVGLTGSHVGCETSLCGACTVSINGQAVKSCTMLAVQADGAEITTIEGLAQNGDLHPIQEGFWERHGLQCGFCTPGMIMAAHQLLSRNSNPTEDEIRHGLEGNLCRCTGYQHIVEAVQHAAEQMQG, translated from the coding sequence TTGTCTAAGAAAGTCATTCATACAACAATCAATGGAGAGGCGCACACACACGAAGTTGAGCCACGGCTGCTTTTGGTTCATTATATCCGAGATGTCGTTGGTTTGACCGGTTCACACGTCGGTTGTGAAACGAGCCTGTGTGGTGCTTGTACGGTTTCAATCAACGGACAAGCAGTTAAATCGTGTACAATGCTGGCAGTTCAGGCGGATGGCGCGGAAATTACAACCATCGAAGGCTTGGCGCAAAATGGAGATCTCCATCCCATCCAAGAGGGTTTCTGGGAACGTCACGGCTTGCAGTGTGGTTTCTGCACACCCGGTATGATTATGGCTGCTCATCAGTTGCTCTCGCGGAATTCCAACCCAACGGAAGACGAGATTCGGCACGGGTTGGAAGGAAATCTCTGCCGCTGCACTGGCTATCAGCATATCGTTGAGGCGGTTCAACACGCTGCGGAGCAGATGCAGGGCTAA